The Mangifera indica cultivar Alphonso chromosome 12, CATAS_Mindica_2.1, whole genome shotgun sequence DNA window aatttccctatataatttatatattataatataattagatgattttaaattaaagataaaataatatttaattaaataattacatgatgacatacaaaatatatatatatatatatatatatatatatatatatatatatatatatatatatatttgtatactcaaaagtgtgtgTACAAGAGAtttctcaaattatatattcaaagtagaatgcaaaaatatatcaataaaattatatatacccatttaaaatatataaatatgtatacacttatatgtatcatcatatgattgagtgattttaaattaaaaataaaacaacatgtaattatatgatgacatatataagtatgtacatatttatatatctaaaataagtaCTTATAGTATTGCTCAAAAAATAAGTGATTACTGTGtttgagatttattttatttttcactatattattctatgaatttttatattccTAACTTCTAACTTTTAGTGTTAAGAAATTGATGTTGAGAGGTCAAATAACTAAGCTGGATATATTGGCACTAGCGTTTAGGAGTTGGATTAGCTTTTATGTACACCTGCCTAAATCTTCCACACATGCCTAGACacatttctaatttaattaatgaattatatgaGCTAACAAGATAATTTCAGATTATCATCACAATTAAAGAGATCTAAGTATTAAccgaatcattttttatttgagcgAACCCGAGTCATCATCAATATTAGCGTAACATATTTGAGctgaactcaaatcaaactattttttatttaagttatatttgaatcaaaagatgttcaagtttaattcaatttatgtCCACTCTTACATGGAGACCTCTTTCACTAATAAGTTTGGCCCTGCCTTTGCACATGCCCCATCAATTTGAGTTTTCTAATTGGTTATTAGTGGTTATGATGTTAATGACTTGTTGATTTTCTCTTCGTTGTgtatttcttttatgtttatttttatgtttacaTTGTTGATGAAgttcatttttatgtttattttgtcattacatgtttacaatttttgttgatgaattgATATAAGAGTTATAAGATAGttgtaaatatgaaaacatacaaaattttgatttgaacttATTCACCGCATATTGATAGGAAAAAAGTAATGCTTTaaaataagagtaatgttatgagtatatattttttatatataatttaagtatatagatgatgtatcatcatgcgattgaatattactttatttttaatttaaaatcatctaatcttatgataacatataatatgtatatttaaattgtatataaaaaatgtatgtatagttttattcttaaaataaaatagacaaGAAAGATATGAAGGAAAGAATTAAATGGGGAAGGTAAATACAAGTATAATTATAGTGGTTAAGGGTGCAAATGCGATATGAATAAGCTTAGTTCAAATACACTCAATAGCCATTTTTAGGTGTAGGAAgtattcttttaatattgtCAATCAAGTATACTCCAAAATTACAATTGAATTTTGAGCCTAATGTGGGAGGAGATTGTGAAGTTGGTAATGTAAGTCACTCGGTAATTTCACCATTTTGCATTGAGAAAGGTTTAAGGATACACAAGTATTATTTATTAGCTCTATTTTTAAGTTGTTAAAACCGCAATGTAACACCTCTTTCAAGAGACAAATccaatagaaattaaattataaacatagCCATAATAAACAAAACTCAACTATGTGCAAAAATGtgtcatcaaatataataaataattatcatccATATATCAAAACATACTATCCATAAACATAATCCAAagtgtgtataattttaaaatacataaaacaatCTAGAAGTGAAAATATGATatcataatctaaaataaatagtaaagcCCCCTCCTCATACAAATCTACTTATGATTGACTCGTTAATCCTCTGTAACCCAACATTATCTCCTATCTGCAAAGCAACACAAAGAAACACAAGAGTGtgaaaacactcaataaataaGTAATGAATTGGGACACCACCACCAATACATGATAATTTTTGACGTACCACTACTATTCTTTTATCCTCGACATCCctgatatatctattatataagtCTGTGTCTTCTCATATGATTAATCTTATAAGATCTTATCTAGCTACATGACTATTTCtctaaataaaaacattaaacattCTATACTAATCTTTGAatctattttaagtaaaatttgatTTGCGAATAAGTGATTTTCTGCTGAAAATTCTTTGACTTTCAGATGCTcagttaaaatataaataaacttcGATCAAtacctcatttatatattcGGACAAATTCGTCCAACCCCTTCTAGTGGCTATATCTGCATAGGCTCTACACTTTTTAGTCTCCATTAAACCAATCAATATCTCCCAGTACTAAATTCATCTTTATTctagttaaaaacaaaaaagtttttcAATCTTCATTTAATGCCTAAGATAGTAATGTTTAAGTACTATTTTTGTTTGCACCTCATATTTCcccattttcaaacttaattgcctttttttttttttaatgtgctCACCAATTTCAAACTGGTTTTCGTTTATGAGCAATAATTGGGTGTTATTTCCATAAACTCTATATGTAttctatataattatatacatatttatatatattatcatgtaattagatgtcgctttattattaatttaaaattattcatcactttattattaatttaaaattattcaatcatataatgatatatataaatgtatacatatttatgtatctaaaataaatatgtataattttattgtttcatttataccattttctcttaatttcaaacttaattaaatttttttagtttacacCAACTTTCCcctaattcaaattgaaacaaatgttttcttcttccgatttagatttttttacttttgtgtGATTAATTtgctttatatattttcattaaaaaggaaatatttaaaatatacttaCGGTTTACGTAAGaaataaaaggttaaaaacttaaaccaaaacgtaaaataaattatgagtgtatcaagaaattattaatgatgattCTCAGTAAAGTTCTtgtcatataaaaaaatctcGAAAAGTTTTCCAATAAATGGGCCTTAAATGAGAAACAAAACCAAATGGGCATAGAATTTGGCTCCACGATACCAAATCTAAATCTAATTTTCCCATTTTAGTAGCAGCACTCCTCACCTTCCGCAACATATATTGATGATggaatataaaagaaaagaaaaaaaaacaaagagggATCAAAAGGAAGTAAAAACTTGTCGTTAATAGTTTTACAGTCACCTTTCACATCTCTACAATTTTTTACAACACCACATTAATAACTTAGTCTCTTCAACCAAACAATAACTTAAAGAAACCGTTTTAGGAGCTGTCTATACTTTATAAGTTATATAGAGTACTCGTCAAGGTGAAATGTCAGGGTTATATCCATGAGAGCTCTACTTTTTCTTCTAGATAATGACCAATTTCTTGGTGGCCCGTGGCAAAAGCCAAATTCGCCGGTGTGTTTTCCCCGGAACCAGGTGGAAAAGATGGTAATGCATGAGCTGCATCTTTAGAGATGAGAAACTCAACTGTATTCTTTCTGTTTATCCAAACAAATTCTAGTTAGAAAAAGGAAAACGTACCTAATCAAACccataaataaatgaaaaatctgaGCTATTACCTGCCACAATATGCTGCCCAATGAAGTGCAGTACATCCGTTTTTATCATTGAAATTGATATCAATTTTAGCATCAACAATTAAGGTTTCTATGGCCCAATCATATCCAAGACCAGCTGCTAGGTGTATCACACCTGCACCACCCTCATCCAAAACAGTGACCCCATTTTCACCTTCAGATGCCTTCTCCTGGAGCCAGAAATGAAATTTCTgcaacatataatttttattcaaattaaaagaatgaTTAATTTAACACAACAGAAGTTTTTCTGATACCTCTTCTAATGAAATTTTGCCCGTATTGCTCCCGAGACCACTTGGATGGACAAAGCTTAGAGATAACATGTTTTCGAATCTTATAAGGAGACTTTCATTTGTTATGTCACCAAAATAATCAACAGGGTTCACAGCAGGAAAAATAAACTGCttgtgaaaggaaaaaaaatatcaagttaGAAATTATTAGTAACAAATTATGCTCAAGTGTCAAAGAGCTAATATTTATTATCTCACTTCTGGAAACTGCTCCACGTTCTTTATCAACTCCGGCCATTCACAAGGTATAGCAGGTATACCAGCTCTTGGGAGGAAATCATTCTCAATCTCTTTTTCAAAAGGCACACAAACtccttaaacaaaaaataaacagaagatgtaaatgatataaagttgtatgaatataattatatactaaaagcTCTGAGACAAAATAGGTGCTACAAGAATGAACCTGATGCAGCAGATCCTTGAATGTTATGATGAACAGTGTCAGGCAGAGAACATGGCATCGCCAAGATATGCAACTTCCTGCTGCGTTTACAATTATTCCAGTCTTCCTGATGGTTTCTGTTAGGAACCTGGCAAGTTGGCAGGTTTCCTTTCCAAATTTTGATTCCAATCCTATGAACTCTTCCCACAGCAGATCACCTGTTCTGTTTTATCTAACAGCAGACTCCAATATTCTCATCAAACAAGCAGCACCAGCATTTATCATTCAACCAAGCTAAGCAAATAATGCTAACTAATGCAAGAAGAAATAAGGAAACTGCAGATCCTTTCATTAATCCATAACAGCAATACATGTTTCACTTCCAGTGTTCATAATTCTCCAAATCAAGGGAAAACAagcaaaaataacaataacaataataataactattCTAGTACTGGAATTCGAGAGCCAGTCCTCTCCTAGTCTACTTAGCCAACAATTAACAAATTCTCCAGAATAAAAGTCCCCTTTTCCTCCTCCTTTTTCTGCCATATAAAGGATGCGCAGTCTCTAACAGAATCCTCTACTCTGCTTCCTCACATGCTGCCATCTGTACCAACTGGATGGACAAGATCATTTTGTTCCAGTGCAGCTTCCTTGATTCCCAGATTGCCCTCCTCATCACTGCTCTCTGAATCTTCAGCTGAGAGCCTCGCTGGATCACCGTCTCTTTTCTCCACTGGACCATCTCCCACTTCCTTCTTTTTGGGCCTACGAAAATATACCTTTGTGATCAGGCCTCTATCAGTTTCAGAAACAAAAGGTAAAAAGTAAGATCACATTTATGGCTTTGTATCTGTATGGAGCATGAGCTTAAGATATAGGCTAATGACACAGCAGTCATAGCATTCCTACTAACATTAACATCAATGTTCTAATTCCATGCATTTTTATTACTGAAAGTGTTTATAAATGCTGTTTCATTGGCTCATTCTTTCATTTTGGCAGTGAGAGCAACATGGTATAACCAAAAGAAGTGAGAAATGTATGTGAATGGAGTATGTGTCGGTTGAGACTTGAAAGCAACATGGTTCAAGCTCTATCATTCATTCTTTACCTGCAACTCTGGGTTCTGTTGAAAACTCATATGATCTTGATATCCTTCACCAAGGCTGTTAGCAGGAAGCTCTCCCAGACTTTCCTTCCCTCGTttaagatttttcttatttccctaacaaattttttttaaaaaaaaaaaggaagatctAAATCATGACTGTACAATATGGGGCCATATTCAGAACTAGGAACAATGAGACTGATTTACAGGctaaatttttttggtaaacaaagaaaagttttaAGTCAAAATGTACTGATATTTATCGGTGCTTCACCTCCAAAGACAGTTCCATAAAGTCTGGCAATTCACTCAGGCTGCCAGGTGTAGGACTGGGGAGGAAATTAGGTGTAGCAGGGTTGGTGAAGAAATCATTCGTAGTCACTTGAGGAAAAGTCTGGTTTTCAAACTCGTAATCATATTGTAGCATGCCATCTCCTGAAACTGAAAGTAAGCAAGAGGTGTTTTGGCAGACACATCGTTTAATAAATCAAAGCAAACTGACTGATTACCTGTAAAtgatttaaagatataagaGCTAGAGAATTCTGCTTTTTCTGTTATCTGCATCAAATGCTGCTGTAAATCTGAGAGATAATGAGAAAAGAACATTTACCAATAGCACTAGTGTTTCATAATTATAAACTGAAAGCACTTGAAACATAAAAGAAATGACAACAAATATAGCACCTGCAGATTCAGCGTTTGCCTGAATGTCGCTCTGGTTACTTGAATCTGTAGGCAAAGGCAATTGGTAGTTTTCATGATTGACAATGCCAAAGGAAGAACCTGCTGTCACCAAAATTACATGACACCCCAGTGGTTAATTATTATAAACTAAAAGCTATGGATAAAGAAGCTACAACAATTCACCTGAAGATTGAGCATTAGCCTGGATGCTGTTCTGGTTGACTGTATCTGCAGTTTTTGGAGCCAAAGGAAATTGGTAGTCCTCATGATTGACAGTGCCAGAGGAACAACCTGCTATAACAAATTACATGACATTAGTGATTCCTGATTATTAAGTAAAACTTGAGAACATAAAGAAGCTACAACAATGTACCTGCAAATTCAACATTTTCCTGAATGTTCAGGTTACTTGCAATTTGTGGAGGCAAAGGCAATCGGTTACTGCTATGATCAGCAACGCTAGAAGAACAACCTGCTATAACCAATTACATGACACTACTGATTCGTGATTATTAAGAAAAACCTGAGAGAACATAAAGAAGTGACAACAATGCACCTGCAGATTCAACATTTTCCTGAATGTTCAGGTTGCTTGTATTTGCAGTTTGTGGAGGCAAAGGCAATTGGTTACTGCTATGATCAACAATGCCAAAGGAAAACCCCATTAAAACCAAAGTGGGTATAGCTTTTCCAGCTTCTTGGATAGACTGAGGGGTTACTATGATGGCTTCTATGCCACGTCTCCAAATTTTCCTGTTTTCCTGACTCTtctttcattgaaaaaaaaaaatcaaaaatactCAAATTATGGCTCTGTATCTGTACACAATATGCAAGGGTTAAGGAGCATGACCTTAGGGTATAATGTGAGCTAACCGCGATTTTTCGGTAATGAAAGATAACTATATCTCCATGTTCCCTGCATCAATAGCATTCAATTAGCTTGGCACCAAAATCAGTCTAGAAAGAATTGGTactttcattcaaaattaaaggcAAAAAGTGAACTCAATTAACCTGAAGCATTTACTTCCACATAGAAACTAATATCAACTCAACCGTTCACCAAGAGCTAAACAAATCACAGCAAAGTTCTAATCTTTCCTTCAGCAAAACAGAAACAAACACCAACAATAGAACAACAAACACAACACCAGCGTTCAAGAACATATCAACAATGAAAAAATACCTCAGCTTCTCATTGATTAACGGTAAAACAAGAACCACTCACTGAAACATATCTTGATTACAACTTTTATACAACTGAACAACTCATTACAGGCCGGCAGGATTGATCTACACCTTACATTTTATAAATCGAAAGCAACAGTTAGAGGAAAACTCACCATAGATGCATTTATTTAATATCGTCACCATATTTTTATCATCACCGTCGATTTCAGGCTGGATTGAAGGACTGATGTACAACCCTAGATCGCCTTCTAGTGTGACaaagtgaaaaacaaaagagagaagGAAAAACACAGCAATAGTCTGGACTGCTCTCTTTTATCTCCATATAACCAAAACGCTGCGTTTTGACTAACTCAACACGCTGCGTTTGAATAACTCAAAACGCACCGTTTCACTAACTTTCCCCTGTActtcttaaaaaaacaaacgTCTGAGAAGCCATGTACGGGGAAATTGAATAGGGGACAGAGATCAAATTGCCAAAGCAGAGCATACACCAACATACGTCTGGATTGAAGGCCTCAGAAGCAAAGttgatatagaaaaaaatagaaaaaaagaaaccagAGGAAAAACAGAAACAATATCTTTCCGAGAAAAATGTCTTACTTTGTAATCATCCTGTAAATACGCCTCTGAAAattgatctctttttctccGTATGCATACAAACAGATTAACCTCTCAACACCGTCGACCTGAAAGAATTCAAACTTAGAATCTACTGAACTGATAGCTTTGAATATAAATTCTACAAAAAGGAATTCCTATGCATATTAAAATCTctttcaaatataattcaaattatggcAAAAACCTTGAGATTCCTGTATTGCTTTACCGTTCTTCTTTTTAGCCCAGTCATGACCGTCGCTTCTAAAGTGTCGAAGGCTTTGCTGGTAAATTGCAAAAAATGCACcatctgaaaaaagaaataaatgcaAATCAACGAACtaccaaaatatttaaaaaaaaagttcgaAAAGGGATCCAAAAGGAGCAACACTTTTTGGCCTTTCTTGTCGTTCTGATATAAGTATATTAAGGATTGCATGTGTTGTCAATATTACACATATTTCAGGTGGACTAAACCATCGACTTGGGGCCTGTTTCAGTATTTCTTCGGCAGCTGTATAATATCAATCAATCAACATTATTTAAACCGATAAAACAATACAATTCTTCTCAAACATGGAGTTCGTTTGATATGAAGACTACTTACTTAGTCCTATAGGATCGCCTGTAGCCGGAAGCGCCATAGCAGAGAGGTTAGATGAGATCACGTTAGGAGAGTGTTAAGATGAAAAGAACACTATTATCGGAGACAGTAGCAGAGTTTGAAGGAGACGTCGTGAAGagccaaattttaatatataaaaccaaaattCGTGGGAACAGTACGTTCCAAAATTCGTGTGAACAGTACGTTCCAGGGTAGACAAGGACAAGAAGGgatcataaaaataaacttgGTTTAAATATTGATTGATGTTACGGTTCTCCAAAACCGGTTTGCTAACTTTtttgattgaatcaaattttcagttgaaaaaaattatgaaccaAAATTAAGCtaatttatagattaattaattttggatCGAAtcaaaaataccaaataattgACGTGAAGTGTTGATTAACtagttttaaatcaaattttaaaaaattattctattttattttttttccaattttttaaaaaaatattcaatattttattaatatttaaaacaactCAGTTTGgttaatctattttaaaaattagatacacataactaaattgaaaaattgatttttttatatttttaaactaatatctaaactgatttttcaaataactattttttggttcaaaaatcaattcaattgttAGATTATTTTGAACACCCTAAGTGGTGTGATATTGGATACTCTTTgattcaaagtttgaattaaCACAGTACTAAATAAAATTTCTGGTTACACCCCAAATGTTAGTATGTCATAAATGATTCATGCATAGTAAATGTAGATTTAATAATTCGTGAGACAAAACATTAcactaaattttcaataaaattaatttctaaagtaataaatataattattaagatgttgtttgatataagaaaaaaaaattaatataacattttaactataaaataataaaagttattgCTTCTGTGATTTCCTCAATGACTTTTCATAGTCTAAAAACATTgtataattgtttaaattgaataatatcaaatatatttttccaTATTAAAAAACTTGTATTATTATGCTAGAGAGCAAGTGAGTTGGCAAAAGTACCCCCACTTTAACTTTTCCATGGAAAATTATTGTATGATgtaagacaataaaaaaataactaattgaAAGCAATAGTTGCTTGAAGTCTCAATTACATTGTCTGACGTGGAGGTGGAAATATCGAAGTTAATTTAGGCCTACACATGAAGCACGGAAATTAATCATTCTTTATTCATAAAGATGACATTATAATAAAGTCGGCCACGAAAAGAACCTTGTTTTCTCTTGAAATATGGGacttttaatgattaaaatataattaagccctctttttctttgactttttgTTTTAACCCACCTTGGTTTAtgttttgatattgaaaatatttcacATGCTAGGTGTTGTTGTTGCATcatgtttaatatttaaaccTCCAACTTAATGTagaaataaattacttaaaaataagtaaatctATTTGATTTATAGATGCATGGCTGAAAAAAAATGCCCGCCACGTCCACTGTAAATACCTTCTTATTGCCATGAAGATTATATGTTGTGCTTAATTTGTTCAGGCTACTAGGAATTTTCACTAGTAATGATATTTTTAGCCTATCATGGGAGGAGATTGTGAAGTTGGTGATGTAGTCACTTTGAAAAATTGATCaacttttattgaaaaaagctttaggatatatgattatgattattattcatGGGCTCTTTTCTAAGTTGGTTAAAGCATGAGGATTTAGAACTTTTTGTAGTCAAATGCATTCTAAATTTGAAGTTCTAATTTCAAGCTGGGTATTTGAAAGCGCCCTTGTCACTTATACTTGTTTGGATTTAAATGAAGTCAACACAAGATAAAGTCAACAAACTGAGTGAACGCCCGTTCATCAGAAAAAGTAATGTATATGCATCCTAGACAATAAAGACTCATAAGATATTCCATATTTATTGCTCTCATTCGCAGTCAAAGTCATGATCAAGGGGTTTCAAGTCAAATATCTAGTGATGCTCGTTCACGAGATAGTGACAACCATTCATAGTGCAAATTTCGGCCATTCAAGTCCTTGTTCTTCATCTGTTCATATATTGTTCACGACTTTGGAATTTTAAAGGCTTTAAGACATGAAGTGACGAATGCCCGTTCACTTTAAAGGTGACAACTATTTAGGTGTGTGAAATGAGACAAATAGGTCAACTGTTGAGGGTCTGATTGAGGTTGACCTGCTCTGAACAATAGA harbors:
- the LOC123192753 gene encoding calmodulin-binding transcription activator 3-like isoform X2 translates to MLSLSFVHPSGLGSNTGKISLEEEKASEGENGVTVLDEGGAGVIHLAAGLGYDWAIETLIVDAKIDINFNDKNGCTALHWAAYCGRKNTVEFLISKDAAHALPSFPPGSGENTPANLAFATGHQEIGHYLEEKVELSWI
- the LOC123192752 gene encoding uncharacterized protein LOC123192752; translation: MHLWEHGDIVIFHYRKIAKSQENRKIWRRGIEAIIVTPQSIQEAGKAIPTLVLMGFSFGIVDHSSNQLPLPPQTANTSNLNIQENVESAAGCSSSVADHSSNRLPLPPQIASNLNIQENVEFAAGCSSGTVNHEDYQFPLAPKTADTVNQNSIQANAQSSAGSSFGIVNHENYQLPLPTDSSNQSDIQANAESADLQQHLMQITEKAEFSSSYIFKSFTVSGDGMLQYDYEFENQTFPQVTTNDFFTNPATPNFLPSPTPGSLSELPDFMELSLEGNKKNLKRGKESLGELPANSLGEGYQDHMSFQQNPELQAQKEGSGRWSSGEKRR
- the LOC123192753 gene encoding calmodulin-binding transcription activator 3-like isoform X1, giving the protein MLSLSFVHPSGLGSNTGKISLEEKFHFWLQEKASEGENGVTVLDEGGAGVIHLAAGLGYDWAIETLIVDAKIDINFNDKNGCTALHWAAYCGRKNTVEFLISKDAAHALPSFPPGSGENTPANLAFATGHQEIGHYLEEKVELSWI